One window from the genome of Pseudomonas frederiksbergensis encodes:
- a CDS encoding DMT family transporter has protein sequence MFSFSKNALLATASTSLFVLLWSSGAIFSKLGLAHASPFAFLLIRFAIALCALVLLIPMLKFKLPSTGKAMLYAAATGLVLLGAYQIFYLLALQLNVTPGVMATLMGVQPILTVVLMERQRSWQRMFGLALGLVGLVMVVFQGIGLAGMSLAGMLCGLLALVSMTAGSIMQKRITDNPLGTLPVQYLAGLVLCAVFVPFQPFHFEYSMGFFGPVLWMGLVVSVLATLLLYRLIARGNLVNVTSLFYLVPAVTAIMDYLVFGNRLALLSLLGMVLIIVGLVFVFRKSR, from the coding sequence ATGTTTTCCTTTTCCAAAAACGCCTTATTGGCGACGGCTTCCACGAGCCTGTTCGTTCTGCTGTGGAGCAGCGGGGCGATCTTTTCCAAACTGGGCCTGGCCCACGCGTCACCTTTCGCCTTCCTGCTGATCCGTTTTGCCATCGCTTTGTGCGCGCTGGTGCTGTTGATTCCTATGCTGAAGTTCAAGCTCCCCAGCACGGGCAAGGCGATGCTGTACGCGGCAGCGACGGGGTTGGTGTTGTTGGGCGCCTACCAGATTTTCTATCTGCTGGCGCTGCAACTGAACGTCACCCCCGGTGTAATGGCGACGTTGATGGGCGTGCAGCCAATCCTTACCGTGGTGCTCATGGAGCGCCAGCGTTCCTGGCAGCGGATGTTCGGCCTGGCGCTGGGATTGGTGGGGTTGGTCATGGTGGTGTTCCAGGGCATCGGCCTGGCCGGCATGTCCCTGGCGGGCATGCTGTGCGGGTTGCTGGCGCTGGTGAGCATGACGGCAGGCTCCATCATGCAGAAACGCATCACCGACAATCCGCTGGGCACGCTGCCGGTGCAGTACCTTGCCGGGCTCGTGTTGTGCGCGGTGTTCGTGCCGTTCCAGCCGTTTCACTTCGAATACAGCATGGGGTTCTTCGGGCCGGTGCTGTGGATGGGGCTGGTGGTGTCGGTATTGGCGACGCTGTTGCTGTACCGGCTGATTGCCCGGGGCAACCTGGTCAACGTGACCAGCCTGTTCTATCTCGTGCCAGCGGTGACGGCGATCATGGACTACCTGGTGTTCGGCAACCGGTTGGCGTTGTTGAGCTTGCTGGGGATGGTGCTGATCATCGTGGGGTTGGTGTTTGTGTTTCGTAAGAGCCGCTAG
- a CDS encoding DMT family transporter: MNLVDILRLLSLAAIWGASFLFMRIIAPVIGTIPTAFFRVSIAFVGLLVILALMRVDWNFRGKLKVVMLLGLINSGIPATFYSLAAQVLPAGYSAIFNATTPLMGVLIGGLFFSEKLTLAKVSGVFLGLLGVGILTRAGPVAFDLQLLMGALACLLATTCYGFAGFLTRRWLDHQGGLDSRLSALGSMFGATVFLLPLFGYSVISQPPASWGGWSVWLSLLGLGLVCTALAYILYFRLLSSIGPVKSMTVTFLIPPFGVLWGALLLDEPLGMAHVYGGLLIAAALWLVLKPGVSSR, from the coding sequence GTGAACCTCGTCGATATCCTGCGCTTGCTGTCACTGGCCGCCATCTGGGGCGCGAGTTTTTTATTCATGCGCATCATCGCCCCGGTCATTGGGACGATTCCCACGGCATTTTTTCGCGTTTCCATCGCCTTCGTCGGCCTGCTGGTCATCCTCGCCCTGATGCGTGTCGACTGGAATTTTCGCGGCAAGCTCAAAGTGGTGATGCTGCTGGGCCTGATCAACTCGGGGATTCCGGCAACGTTCTATTCGCTGGCTGCCCAGGTGCTGCCAGCCGGTTACTCGGCGATTTTCAATGCCACCACGCCACTGATGGGGGTGTTGATTGGCGGTTTGTTCTTCAGCGAAAAACTCACCCTGGCCAAGGTCAGCGGTGTGTTCCTGGGACTGCTCGGCGTGGGCATCCTGACCCGCGCCGGCCCGGTGGCCTTCGACCTGCAACTGCTGATGGGCGCCCTCGCCTGCCTGCTTGCCACCACTTGCTATGGCTTCGCCGGTTTCCTCACCCGGCGTTGGCTCGATCATCAAGGTGGCTTGGACAGCCGTCTCTCGGCCCTGGGCAGCATGTTCGGTGCAACGGTGTTTTTGCTGCCGCTGTTTGGCTACAGCGTCATCAGCCAGCCGCCGGCCAGTTGGGGCGGTTGGAGCGTCTGGCTGTCCTTGCTGGGACTGGGGCTGGTGTGCACGGCGCTGGCGTACATCCTTTATTTCCGGCTGCTCAGTTCCATCGGCCCGGTCAAGTCGATGACCGTGACTTTCCTGATCCCGCCATTCGGCGTGTTGTGGGGCGCGTTGTTGCTGGATGAGCCGTTGGGCATGGCGCATGTGTATGGCGGGTTGTTGATTGCAGCAGCGCTGTGGTTGGTGTTGAAGCCTGGGGTGTCTAGCCGGTAG
- the aceK gene encoding bifunctional isocitrate dehydrogenase kinase/phosphatase, whose amino-acid sequence MSQPWPATDIARSILDGFDDYREHFRQITDGARARFEQAQWLEAQAASAARINLYEEKVFETVARLRQAFEAEALMDVGCWPLVKSAYISLIDLRFDDELSETWYNSIFCGLFSHDLISDGTMFIHTTRPSLRRARAAQTRIYKPEGQLDKMLAAIFADYRFSEDYADLPGDLQRLESQLRENLPDWVCKDPELTVELFSSVLYRNKGAYLVGRIYTRDDQWPLVIPFLHREGRGIQIDALITDEAQVSIIFSFTRSYFMVDVPVPAEFIGFLKRILPGKHIAELYTSIGFYKHGKSEFYRALINHLANTDDRFIMAPGVRGMVMSVFTLPGFNTVFKIIKDRFSPSKNVDRATVIEKYRLVKSVDRVGRMADTQEFADFRFPLGKFEPACLEELLEVAPSTVSVEGDTVLIRHCWTERRMTPLNLYLESASEAQVREALEDYGLAIKQLAAANIFPGDMLLKNFGVTRHGRVVFYDYDEICFLTEANFRHIPQPRTPEDEMASEPWYSIGPLDVFPEEFPPFLFADAGQRKLFDQLHGELYNADYWKGLQEAIRAGKVIDVFPYRRKDLDSE is encoded by the coding sequence ATGTCGCAGCCATGGCCCGCCACCGATATCGCCCGTTCGATCCTCGACGGTTTCGACGATTATCGTGAGCATTTCCGGCAGATCACCGACGGCGCCCGCGCCCGGTTCGAGCAGGCCCAATGGTTGGAGGCGCAGGCGGCTTCGGCGGCGCGCATCAATCTGTATGAAGAGAAAGTCTTCGAAACCGTTGCCAGGTTGCGCCAGGCCTTCGAGGCCGAAGCCTTGATGGACGTCGGTTGCTGGCCGTTGGTGAAAAGCGCCTATATCAGCTTGATCGACCTGCGTTTTGACGATGAATTGTCGGAGACCTGGTACAACTCGATTTTCTGCGGCCTGTTCAGCCATGACCTGATCAGCGACGGCACCATGTTCATCCACACGACCCGGCCAAGCCTGCGTCGTGCCCGCGCAGCTCAGACCCGCATCTATAAACCCGAAGGGCAACTGGACAAGATGCTGGCGGCGATCTTCGCCGATTATCGCTTCAGCGAGGATTACGCCGACCTGCCCGGCGACTTGCAACGCCTCGAAAGCCAATTGCGCGAGAACCTGCCGGACTGGGTCTGCAAGGACCCGGAACTGACCGTCGAACTGTTTTCCTCGGTGCTTTACCGCAACAAGGGCGCCTACCTGGTGGGGCGCATCTATACCCGTGATGATCAGTGGCCGCTGGTGATTCCGTTCTTGCACCGTGAGGGTCGGGGCATCCAGATCGACGCGCTGATCACTGACGAGGCGCAGGTGTCGATCATCTTCTCGTTCACCCGCTCGTACTTCATGGTGGACGTGCCGGTGCCCGCCGAGTTCATCGGTTTCCTCAAGCGCATCCTGCCGGGCAAACACATCGCCGAGTTGTACACCTCCATCGGGTTCTACAAACACGGCAAGTCGGAGTTCTACCGGGCCTTGATCAATCACCTGGCGAACACCGACGACCGCTTCATCATGGCGCCGGGTGTGCGTGGCATGGTCATGAGCGTGTTTACGCTGCCGGGCTTCAACACCGTGTTCAAGATCATCAAGGACCGTTTCTCGCCGTCGAAAAACGTCGACCGGGCCACGGTCATCGAGAAGTACCGCCTGGTGAAAAGCGTCGACCGGGTCGGGCGCATGGCCGATACCCAGGAGTTCGCCGACTTCCGTTTTCCCCTGGGCAAGTTCGAGCCGGCCTGCCTGGAGGAGCTGCTGGAGGTGGCGCCTTCCACGGTGTCGGTGGAAGGCGACACCGTGCTGATTCGCCACTGCTGGACCGAGCGTCGGATGACCCCGCTGAACCTGTACCTGGAAAGCGCCAGCGAAGCCCAGGTGCGCGAGGCACTGGAAGATTATGGCCTGGCGATCAAGCAACTGGCGGCCGCCAATATCTTCCCCGGCGACATGTTGCTCAAGAACTTCGGCGTGACCCGCCACGGCCGCGTGGTGTTCTACGACTACGATGAAATCTGCTTCCTCACCGAAGCCAATTTTCGGCACATTCCCCAGCCGCGCACGCCGGAAGATGAAATGGCGTCCGAGCCCTGGTATTCCATCGGGCCGTTGGACGTCTTCCCTGAGGAATTCCCGCCGTTCCTGTTCGCCGACGCGGGGCAGCGCAAGCTGTTCGACCAGTTGCACGGCGAGCTGTACAACGCTGATTACTGGAAAGGCCTGCAAGAGGCGATTCGGGCCGGGAAGGTGATCGACGTGTTCCCGTATCGGCGCAAGGACCTGGACAGCGAATAA